From one Anabas testudineus chromosome 18, fAnaTes1.2, whole genome shotgun sequence genomic stretch:
- the LOC117153015 gene encoding uncharacterized protein LOC117153015: MTGSTCNISGLNSSAVYWCESGSGQFTNSVNITGHNADMILMSPVHPVTEGQSVSLGCRLKTGRKLSNNVFFYQNDKLVQNDTRVELIISAVSKSHEGFYKCQHSGKESPQSWMTVKISAGHEIFPWSLIVGLVCGVVSLVLLVLLLLLCRFRRSKHSCFIRSIQSESSSPPTTNHRVNESENQHNDQSSPLHGEACIYESMNNSENTGNDISDDVTYSLIEFKTFGKKKGKQHNAEESSVYSAVKIKTTDDSLLYANIDIHKKGKANKNQDDSMVYAQIDRHKKEKAKKNKGKSSAAATDEPVYSQVKPGKSFVNNAAM; encoded by the exons atgactggatcaacatgtaacattagtggactgaacagttctgcagtgtactggtgtgagtcTGGATCAGGACAGTTCACTAATTCAGTCAACATCACTGGACACA ATGCAGATATGATCCTGATGAGTCCTGTTCATCCTGTGACTGAGGGacagtctgtttctcttggCTGCAGATTGAAGACAGGACGAAAACTTTCCAACAACgtgtttttctatcaaaatgacaaacttgTCCAAAATGATACCAGAGTGGAGctgattatctctgcagtgtcaAAGTCACATGAAGGTTTCTACAAATGTCAACACTCAGGAAAAGAGTCACCACAGAGTTGGATGACAGTGAAGA TCTCTGCAGGACATGAAATATTTCCGTGGTCTCTGATCGTTGGACTGGTTTGTGGAGTCGTTTCTCTCGTTCTTCTCGTTCTTCTGCTCCTGTTGTGTCGCTTCAGACGGTCCAAGC ATTCCTGCTTTATCAG GTCGATTcagtcagagagcagcagcCCCCCCACCACAAATCACAGGGTCAACGAGAGTGAAAACCAACATAATGAccagtcctctcctctccatg GTGAGGCTTGTATCTATGAATCAATGAACAATtctgaaaacactggaaatg ATATATCCGATGATGTCACATATTCTTTGATTGAATTTAAAACCTTTGGAAAGAAGAAGG GGAAGCAGCATAATGCAGAGGAGAGCTCAGTTTACtctgctgtgaaaataaaaaccacag atgaCAGTCTGCTGTATGCCAACATTGACATACACAAGAAAGGGAAAGCCAATAAAAACCAAG ATGACAGTATGGTGTATGCCCAGATCGACAGACACAAGAAAGAGAaagccaagaaaaacaaag